The nucleotide window GGTCATGCAAGGCTCCTGGGGGCGAAAGAGGGCGCCTAGTGTACAGCTTGGCCGGGCAAGGTGTTGCGTTTTGCTACAAGGTGCGGGCGCGCAGAATCTGGCAGCGCTCCAGGGCTTCCCGGTACTCACTGTGCAGCCGTTCGATCAATGCACTGGCACTGGGCAGATCATGGATTTCGCCGACGCCCTGGCCCGCCGACCATACGGTCTTCCAGGCTTTGGCTTCGTCGTCGACAGGTTTGAGCTTGCCTTGCTCGTGGCCGCCTTTGAGGGCGCTCATGTCGTAGCCAGCCTGCTCCAGGCTCGAACGCAAGAAGCTTGCAGGGATGCCGGACACTGCCGGGGTGTGAATGATGTCGGCGGCGTGGGCATCGAGCAGCATCTGCTTGTAGGCATCCTGAGCCTGGCTTTCTGTAGTAGCGATAAAGCGCGTGCCCATGTAGGCCAGGTCGGCGCCCAGCAATTGTGCGGCGAGGATTTCGTGGCCGTGGTTGAGACAGCCGGCCAGCAGCAGGGTCTTGTCGAAGAACTGGCGAATCTCTGCGGCCAGAGCGAACGGGCTCCAGGTGCCTGCATGGCCGCCTGCGCCGGCAGCGACGGCGATCAGCCCGTCGACACCCGCTTCGGCGGCTTTCTCGGCATGGCGGCGGGTGGTGACGTCGTGGAACACCAGGCCGCCGTAGCCATGCACGGCATCGACCACTTCCTTGACCGCCCCCAGGCTGGTGATGACGATCGGCACGCGATGTTCCACGCACAAGGCCAGGTCGGCCTGCAGGCGTGGGTTGGTCGGGTGCACGATCAGGTTGACTGCATAGGGGGCTGGCGCCTGCAATTGCGCCAGGCCTGCCTCGATCTCCTCCAGCCAGGCCTTGAAGCCGGCGCTGTCGCGCTGGTTAAGGGCCGGAAAACTGCCGACCACGCCGCTGGCGCAGCATGCCAGCACCAGTGTGGGGTTGGAGATCAGGAACATCGGCGCCGCAACCACAGGCAGGCGCAGGCGTTGTTCGAGCGAGGCAGGTAGCGACATGGCAAGGCTCCTTGAACGGGTGGCTATGTCAGAACGGTTTGACCACCACCAGAATTACGATGCCCAGCAGGAACAGCACGGGCACTTCGTTGAACCACCGATAGTAGACATGGCTGCGGGTGTTGTTGCCGCTGGCGAAGCGTTTGCGTTGGGCACCGCACATGTGATGGTAGCCGGTCAGCAGGATGACCAGGGTCAGCTTGGCATGCAGCCAGCCCTGGCTGAGCCAGCCGGGGGTGAGGTAAAGCATCCACGCGCCGAACACGTAGGTGGCGATCATGGCCGGGTTCATGATGCCGCGGTACAGCTTGCGTTCCATGGTGACGAAGCGGTCCTTGCTGGTGCTGTCCTCGCTCTGGGCGTGGTAGACGAACAGCCGCGGCAGGTAGAACAGGCCGGCGAACCAGCAGACCACGCTGACGATATGCAGCGCTTTGATCCATAGGTAAAGCATGGAGGGAGTTCCTTCAGGTATTCACGGTCGTCAGATAGTAGTGGTCAAGCGCCCGAAGGGTCACCCGAAGAGTTGTTACAGGCGCTTCGCGCCCCTATTATCGTGCGCTTTCCAGACGGCTCGTTGATAAGGGGCAAGCGTTATGATCAAGGTCGGTATCGTCGGCGGCACGGGTTACACCGGCGTCGAACTGTTGCGTCTGCTGGCACAGCATTCACAGGCCGAAGTGGCGGTCATCACTTCGCGCTCCGAGGCGGGCGTGGCGGTGGCGGACATGTACCCGAACCTGCGCGGCCACTATGACGGGCTGGCGTTCAGCGTGCCGGACAGCAAGGCCCTGGCCGCCTGCGATGTGGTGTTCT belongs to Pseudomonas putida NBRC 14164 and includes:
- a CDS encoding NAD(P)H-dependent flavin oxidoreductase; translated protein: MSLPASLEQRLRLPVVAAPMFLISNPTLVLACCASGVVGSFPALNQRDSAGFKAWLEEIEAGLAQLQAPAPYAVNLIVHPTNPRLQADLALCVEHRVPIVITSLGAVKEVVDAVHGYGGLVFHDVTTRRHAEKAAEAGVDGLIAVAAGAGGHAGTWSPFALAAEIRQFFDKTLLLAGCLNHGHEILAAQLLGADLAYMGTRFIATTESQAQDAYKQMLLDAHAADIIHTPAVSGIPASFLRSSLEQAGYDMSALKGGHEQGKLKPVDDEAKAWKTVWSAGQGVGEIHDLPSASALIERLHSEYREALERCQILRARTL
- the hemJ gene encoding protoporphyrinogen oxidase HemJ — its product is MLYLWIKALHIVSVVCWFAGLFYLPRLFVYHAQSEDSTSKDRFVTMERKLYRGIMNPAMIATYVFGAWMLYLTPGWLSQGWLHAKLTLVILLTGYHHMCGAQRKRFASGNNTRSHVYYRWFNEVPVLFLLGIVILVVVKPF